Below is a genomic region from Raphanus sativus cultivar WK10039 chromosome 4, ASM80110v3, whole genome shotgun sequence.
CTGCATGGCTTGCTTAGCTTCAATATCGCATTACACACTTTTATTTCCGTTCCATCTGCACTTGGCAAAGCCAAAAAGgctaaaaacaaacaaaatgttaaaagagcttataaatgtattttaagtacactttttaacaacaaataaaGAACTAGAGTACATTATTATATAAACGAACGAGcatatatgttttaaaagtGATTAGTTGAAAAGTATCTAAACCTAAAGTTCTTAAATATATGTCTGATAGATGTAAAGTGATCTTTGTAAATCTACTCAactgaataatttatttttcgccatttttttatttgtaaaaagtTTTGCTTAAAAGATTTAGACGTATCGATTTCAAGAACTGATATTTTGATCGTGTATAGTTCACTTTTCAATGAAATACAATCCGTACGAATTCATACCAGAGAGAACAAGCATGGATATGAATAAACAGGAACAAACTAGTTTTGCCATGACttgtaaagaaaaaagaagagtaTTATGTTAatacaatgattttttttattgcaGAAATTTTTGATATTGAAAATGGGATAGAGAAAGAGCTTTTTATATTGATTAGAGAAGCATAGAGAGAAATTCTTTCTAGGaaacatatatgaaaactaTCAAGAGTTCAAAGCCATTTATAATGGAGTAGTTGAATAAAAAGATTTAACagttgaataaaaaaatttaacaattcAAGGTAATAATGAAAATgttgaaataattaaatttgatgATGTGGATTATTTGATgttgaaaatatttaacaagGATGAAGCCAATACCACCGACGCCACACATcatattttaactttaaaatatttatatcacgCTAGtcatttgaaaataattatattattgtagattgtataattttttatcgcatgaaattttattatatttattctcTGTAAATAGAGATTAAACTTATTTAATTTGAAcaaagaataaataattttcttgtAGGAAAAGTGCAGTGTCAAATTTAAGTAAACAAAACCACTATGATGAATATAAGTCGAATGTATGTGAATTATTAGGTGGAAGAAAAAAGATTATGTAAAGTTTTAAAAATGGAAGATAAAGTGTTGAATACTAAAAAATTGTGGAAAGTGAATCTGAAAAGAATCTAAATAATTTATGTACATGACTAATACagtataaaacaaaaagttataaaatctactaatcgtTGGAGAATTACTTTTCAAAAATCTTGACTGGATAATGTACAAGTTTCGAGAAACAAGAAACAGAAAATTACTTTAATAACTACAAacaattaaaacatatattttaccAGCCTTGTTATCTTTTAGACATTTCCATAAATTAGTAACGCGGATACATGATATACCACATCATTTCATtgaaattataatatgttttaaatatcttttctataagaaaataatatcacAAATACACTAATCATATTAAAACTGAAACGACCAGGTTTTTAAAtccaattttatatattagaagATCTGAAGATGATAACTATAAACGGATTTATATTGATGTAAACCAATATTGCTCAAACGTCTCTCACACAATCACTACCATTTCCACGAAACACAACCTTAGCTCTATTATCAGCTTCATCACTTTACCTTGTTATCTTTGCAATCTTACTGTTGTTGTCTCCTTTAAGCGCCAAAGCAAGATCCTCGAAATTCtggagtttctttttttttctttttctggcAGATATTAAGAGAAACAGGGCCATAAATTTCAGCTGTGGTTAGGATCTAGCATAATTTTTCAAACGTGGGCTGTCATTTCCAAACTTTCCATTTTTTGTTCGTTAATTAGAGATTGTTCTACTATACTTCATCGGTAGGTTTTATGATCAAGAGGACAATAATTGTAACCAACTAGAGTAAATTATTTGGCAGTGATTTACTTGGTTCACATATGCTGACCACTAAAGCATTTAAACCTGGAACCGTAGATAATCgtataagaaagaaaaaggtcTTGTGCTCTTCTACACACATGTAACATGATGACGAACTGAAATATGGAGGCGAATCACCAAGTTTATGGAGgtctaacaacaacaacaaatcgCTAGATGCTCTGATTATTTATGTATGTTGTgtttaaccttcttcttctattataggtttttttttcaaaaattattttaatataattcttCTATTATAGGTTTGATCCCTTAAAAGTCACAAAAGAAACATGATTTACTTTATGaattataataactaaaaatccAATAGCAAAACTATGGTTTAACTTGCCAATCGTTGTATTCTTTTGGCAATATAtagtttggtttgagtttttttttttcttattaacatTGGCTTTTTATCTCTTGGAAGTAATGAGTTGTTTGAACTGGAATGAAAATATCTCTATAACGGTATAACCTATACTTtatcaaactatatatatatatcgaccAAACGTCATTAAGCTTATGAAACTAGGTGAAAAGAATCAAACTATAATAAATATCGACTAAACGTCATTTAGCTTATGAAACTAGATGGAAAATATCAAACTANNNNNNNNNNNNNNNNNNNNNNNNNNNNNNNNNNNNNNNNNNNNNNNNNNNNNNNNNNNNNNNNNNNNNNNNNNNNNNNNNNNNNNNNNNNNNNNNNNNNagtcaaccaaaaaatataaatatattttctaaactatctctaatatatgagtgttttaaaaaaacttaacacaataataagtatatattttgattaaaagt
It encodes:
- the LOC108831024 gene encoding putative defensin-like protein 162; this encodes MAKLVCSCLFISMLVLSAFLALPSADGTEIKVCNAILKLSKPCSFQECQPLCIQKYKGTGVCLGDNIKHSKCNCEYNC